In Armatimonadota bacterium, a genomic segment contains:
- a CDS encoding SPOR domain-containing protein yields MQTPRKPHRQQKGEIDRRIIALGVIGFIALAGLFMLGFLIIGPKINSPHEGTFQQVPPTSYTQTPPTRQLEEPWRNEQKPAVEVEIREHQEEPKPITEPKSVESNANEGVRVNNNEITMTLEPQKDVSPTDSNRNAKENLTPQPAEQSNLERPRVATEPKAPAAPKITYRVRVGKYHNKENADRLATELQEKGYKARVVQIKDGGRTLYHVQIGRYNTQEDALELANDLIDEGYSPTITSEPKE; encoded by the coding sequence ATGCAAACTCCGCGAAAGCCCCACCGACAACAAAAAGGAGAAATTGACCGACGGATAATCGCACTAGGCGTTATCGGTTTCATCGCACTTGCCGGACTCTTCATGCTCGGCTTTCTAATCATTGGTCCAAAAATCAACTCTCCGCATGAAGGAACCTTTCAGCAAGTCCCTCCGACCTCATACACACAAACTCCGCCAACGCGCCAACTCGAAGAGCCCTGGCGAAACGAGCAAAAACCAGCGGTAGAAGTAGAAATTAGGGAACATCAGGAAGAGCCAAAGCCTATCACCGAGCCTAAATCTGTGGAATCAAATGCCAACGAGGGTGTAAGAGTAAACAATAATGAAATTACCATGACCCTCGAGCCGCAGAAAGACGTCTCACCAACTGATAGCAACAGAAACGCAAAGGAAAATTTGACCCCCCAACCTGCCGAACAGTCGAATCTTGAACGCCCTAGAGTTGCAACTGAACCAAAAGCTCCAGCCGCACCCAAAATCACTTACCGCGTTCGGGTGGGGAAATACCACAATAAAGAAAATGCAGACCGACTAGCCACCGAGCTCCAAGAGAAAGGCTACAAAGCAAGGGTTGTCCAGATAAAAGACGGTGGGCGCACCCTCTACCATGTTCAAATTGGCAGGTACAATACCCAAGAAGATGCCTTGGAGCTTGCAAACGACCTCATAGATGAAGGCTACTCGCCTACAATCACCTCCGAGCCAAAAGAATAA
- a CDS encoding heavy metal translocating P-type ATPase, protein MSETKKITLPVMGMHCAGCVAKVEKALQELDGVIKATANFALNTATIEYDPNKVKLEDIVRRIEDAGYSVPKSAISEELAEKEEIEHISYAGDIRNLLVKTVICAGITLPILLGSFREFLPLLPRWLANPYLLWALASIVQFWGGWQFYQGAITAAKHKTTDMNTLIAVGSSAAYLYSVAVILFPDFFARATKVMPALYFDTSAVIVTLILFGRFLEMQARGRTSEAIRQLIGLQAKTARVIRDGKEVDIPIENVQVGDIIIVRPGEKIPVDGIVIDGQSTVDESMISGEPIPVAKKPGDEVIGATINKTGSFQFKATRVGKDTVLAQIIQLVKQAQSSKPPIQRLADVIASYFVPAVIGVAVLTFFVWYLFGPQPAFTHALLNFIAVLIVACPCALGLATPTAVMVGTGKGAENGVLIRSGEALEKAYKIDTIVFDKTGTLTQGEPVVTDVIPAPGFSENELLRLAASAEKNSEHPLGEAIVWLAKERNIIIPNPTAFEAIAGLGVRANVEGHNVIVGSRQLFEETTAHTSSISPAKEEEDLGSKLAMQGKTLVYISSDGMPAGIIAITDPLKPYSRETIDQLKRLGLEVAIITGDNHRTAEAIANQLGIERVMAEVLPEQKANEIKRLQEEGRVVAMVGDGINDAPALAQADIGIAIGTGTDVAMEAADITLISDDLRASVTAILLSRATMRIIRQNLFWAFFYNTILIPIAAGVLHPFFGILLNPMWAAAAMALSSVSVVSNSLRLRNFQPEKLSH, encoded by the coding sequence ATGAGCGAGACAAAAAAGATTACTCTACCAGTAATGGGAATGCACTGCGCTGGATGCGTCGCAAAGGTCGAAAAAGCCCTCCAAGAGCTAGATGGAGTTATAAAGGCAACCGCGAACTTTGCACTCAACACAGCAACCATCGAATACGACCCTAATAAAGTCAAACTAGAGGATATCGTTCGCAGAATAGAAGATGCGGGCTACTCAGTGCCAAAGTCGGCAATTTCAGAAGAACTAGCTGAGAAGGAGGAAATAGAACACATTTCTTACGCGGGTGATATTCGAAATCTACTAGTCAAAACCGTCATTTGTGCTGGCATCACGCTTCCAATCCTACTCGGGAGCTTCAGGGAATTCTTACCACTACTGCCCAGATGGCTCGCAAACCCCTACCTGCTTTGGGCGCTAGCATCTATAGTACAATTCTGGGGTGGGTGGCAATTCTACCAGGGCGCAATAACTGCCGCAAAACACAAAACCACCGACATGAACACGCTTATCGCTGTGGGGAGCTCGGCAGCCTATCTCTACAGCGTAGCTGTCATCTTGTTCCCCGACTTTTTTGCAAGAGCAACCAAGGTTATGCCAGCTTTATATTTCGATACATCAGCCGTCATCGTGACCCTTATTCTATTTGGGCGGTTTCTCGAGATGCAAGCACGAGGACGAACCTCAGAGGCTATTCGACAGTTAATTGGCCTGCAGGCGAAAACTGCCAGGGTTATCCGTGATGGCAAAGAGGTTGATATCCCTATCGAGAATGTTCAAGTCGGCGACATTATTATCGTCCGCCCCGGCGAAAAGATACCTGTCGACGGCATTGTAATTGACGGCCAATCCACCGTAGATGAATCAATGATCTCTGGCGAACCAATCCCAGTAGCCAAAAAGCCCGGCGATGAGGTAATCGGAGCGACTATCAACAAAACCGGAAGCTTTCAATTCAAAGCAACCCGAGTGGGAAAAGATACTGTCCTAGCTCAAATAATCCAACTTGTAAAGCAGGCTCAAAGTTCTAAGCCGCCTATCCAGCGCCTAGCCGATGTAATCGCAAGCTACTTCGTACCCGCAGTCATTGGGGTAGCAGTCCTTACTTTTTTTGTCTGGTACTTGTTTGGTCCCCAGCCAGCATTCACACATGCGCTTTTGAATTTCATCGCTGTTTTAATTGTTGCATGCCCATGTGCACTCGGCTTGGCGACGCCAACGGCGGTTATGGTCGGGACCGGCAAGGGCGCAGAGAACGGCGTGCTGATTAGGAGCGGCGAGGCACTCGAGAAGGCATACAAAATTGATACTATTGTATTTGATAAAACCGGGACCCTTACTCAAGGCGAGCCCGTCGTAACCGATGTCATTCCAGCGCCTGGTTTCTCCGAGAACGAACTCCTTCGTTTGGCGGCTTCTGCAGAGAAGAACTCGGAACACCCCCTGGGCGAGGCGATCGTTTGGCTTGCAAAAGAGCGCAATATCATCATCCCAAACCCAACTGCTTTCGAAGCCATCGCAGGGTTGGGCGTCCGGGCAAATGTCGAGGGGCATAATGTCATCGTTGGCAGTCGACAACTATTTGAAGAAACAACTGCCCATACCTCGTCAATTTCCCCTGCCAAAGAGGAAGAAGACCTTGGTTCCAAACTTGCCATGCAAGGAAAAACATTGGTTTATATTTCAAGCGATGGAATGCCAGCTGGGATAATCGCTATTACTGACCCGCTCAAACCTTATTCGCGCGAAACCATAGACCAGCTAAAACGCCTTGGCTTGGAAGTTGCAATAATCACTGGCGATAATCACCGTACTGCAGAGGCTATCGCCAACCAACTTGGAATCGAACGCGTGATGGCTGAAGTCCTGCCTGAACAGAAAGCCAATGAGATAAAGCGCCTGCAAGAAGAAGGCAGGGTCGTAGCCATGGTCGGCGATGGTATTAACGATGCACCAGCACTTGCACAAGCCGATATAGGGATTGCCATAGGAACTGGCACAGATGTTGCGATGGAAGCCGCCGATATTACGCTAATTAGTGACGACCTCCGCGCATCAGTAACAGCGATTTTGTTAAGCCGAGCAACAATGCGGATAATTC